From Micromonospora rhizosphaerae, the proteins below share one genomic window:
- a CDS encoding styrene monooxygenase/indole monooxygenase family protein: MRKILIIGAGQSGLQLGLSLLTEGYDVTIMSARTPDEIRRGWVMSTQAMFAKALDTERRYGLDLWQEQAPRIEGLHVSLSAPPGERALRIPCPLDEPAQSTDQRLKMATWLELFEQRGGTVHYQGVTTADLDGLTRLGRYDLTIVAAGKGDLVGCFDRDPELSMYSAPQRGLAVAYVHGMTPDPLLPVPHVSFNAVPGLGELFVIPALTLSGPCEILFWETVPGGPLDLWTERRDPAEHLKLTLDLARRYTPWIYERCTGVELTDGRATLSGRYTPTVRRPVAELPSGGVVLGMADVVVANDPITGQGSNTAAKCAYSYLRSILERGDQPFDREWMEQTFERFWTGAGQAVTAWTNAMLQPLPPHVQQILGAAAENPTIARRFANGFSDPNDLTDWFMTPEGTDRYLASVAAG, encoded by the coding sequence ATGCGCAAGATTCTGATCATCGGGGCCGGGCAGTCCGGACTGCAGCTCGGGCTGAGCCTGCTCACCGAGGGCTACGACGTGACCATCATGTCCGCCCGCACCCCGGACGAGATCCGCCGAGGCTGGGTGATGAGCACCCAGGCGATGTTCGCCAAGGCGCTGGACACTGAGCGCCGGTACGGGCTGGACCTGTGGCAGGAGCAGGCACCCCGGATCGAGGGCCTGCACGTGTCGTTGTCCGCCCCACCGGGCGAGCGGGCGCTGCGGATCCCCTGCCCGCTGGACGAGCCGGCGCAGAGCACCGATCAGCGGCTGAAGATGGCGACCTGGTTGGAGCTGTTCGAGCAGCGGGGTGGGACGGTGCACTACCAGGGGGTGACCACCGCCGACCTGGACGGGCTGACCCGACTCGGCCGGTACGACCTGACCATCGTGGCCGCCGGCAAGGGTGACCTGGTGGGCTGCTTCGACCGGGACCCGGAACTGTCGATGTACAGCGCGCCGCAGCGGGGGCTGGCCGTCGCCTACGTGCACGGCATGACGCCGGACCCGCTGCTGCCGGTGCCGCACGTCAGTTTCAACGCCGTGCCGGGGCTGGGCGAGCTCTTCGTCATTCCCGCGCTGACCCTCTCCGGGCCGTGCGAGATCCTGTTCTGGGAGACGGTGCCCGGCGGGCCGCTCGACCTGTGGACCGAGCGGCGGGACCCGGCCGAGCACCTCAAGCTGACCCTCGACCTGGCCCGCCGCTACACGCCGTGGATCTACGAACGATGCACGGGCGTCGAGCTGACCGACGGGCGGGCCACCCTGTCCGGCCGGTACACGCCGACCGTACGTCGCCCGGTGGCCGAACTGCCCTCGGGCGGTGTCGTCCTCGGCATGGCGGACGTGGTGGTGGCCAACGATCCGATCACCGGTCAGGGCAGCAACACCGCCGCCAAGTGCGCCTACTCCTACCTGCGGTCCATCCTGGAGCGCGGCGACCAGCCGTTCGACCGGGAGTGGATGGAACAGACCTTCGAGCGGTTCTGGACGGGTGCCGGGCAGGCGGTCACCGCGTGGACCAACGCGATGCTTCAGCCGTTGCCGCCGCACGTGCAGCAGATCCTCGGCGCCGCCGCGGAGAATCCGACCATCGCCCGGCGCTTCGCCAACGGCTTCAGCGACCCGAACGACCTGACGGACTGGTTCATGACGCCGGAGGGCACCGACCGCTACCTGGCCTCGGTTGCCGCCGGCTGA
- a CDS encoding GTP-binding protein codes for MASASLPESPLLTSAKIVIAGGFGVGKTTCVQSISEIPPINTEAWMTAASETVDRLDPGIDKTTTTVAMDFGRLTIGPDLVLYLFGTPGQPRFWPMWDDLCRGAVGALVLADTRQLMDSFPAVNYFEQDSDVPFVVCVNVFDGVLHHPLEDVRAALALPADVPLIACDARDPSSVARALLAVVEHAMTRTARPVAGALAAR; via the coding sequence ATGGCCTCCGCAAGCTTGCCTGAGAGCCCGCTGCTGACGTCAGCGAAGATCGTCATCGCCGGTGGCTTCGGGGTCGGCAAGACCACCTGCGTCCAGTCCATCTCCGAGATTCCGCCGATCAACACCGAAGCCTGGATGACCGCCGCCAGCGAGACGGTGGACCGGCTCGATCCGGGAATCGACAAGACGACCACGACGGTCGCGATGGACTTCGGTCGGTTGACGATCGGCCCCGACCTGGTGCTGTACTTGTTCGGCACGCCCGGCCAGCCTCGCTTCTGGCCGATGTGGGACGACCTGTGCCGGGGGGCGGTCGGGGCGCTGGTGCTGGCCGACACCCGGCAGCTGATGGACTCCTTTCCGGCCGTCAACTACTTCGAGCAGGACAGCGACGTGCCCTTCGTGGTCTGCGTGAACGTCTTCGACGGCGTGCTGCACCACCCGCTGGAGGACGTCCGCGCCGCGCTCGCGCTGCCCGCCGACGTACCGCTGATCGCCTGCGACGCCCGCGACCCGTCGTCGGTGGCCCGCGCGCTGCTGGCGGTGGTGGAACACGCCATGACCCGCACCGCCCGGCCCGTCGCCGGCGCGCTCGCGGCCCGATAG
- a CDS encoding DUF742 domain-containing protein, which produces MPMTYWKVRPYVLTAGRTRTRQPLLVHTLVSVPYYDAVFASGLLPEARSLYEHARRARSVAELSAVCGMSLGVTRVVVDDLAATDRLMIHTDAHLLDFRLLERLRDGLRKLA; this is translated from the coding sequence ATGCCGATGACGTACTGGAAGGTGCGGCCCTACGTGCTGACGGCGGGTCGCACGCGTACCCGGCAACCGCTGCTGGTGCACACCCTGGTGTCGGTGCCCTACTACGACGCGGTCTTCGCCTCGGGGCTGCTGCCGGAAGCCCGGTCACTGTACGAGCACGCCCGACGGGCCCGGTCCGTCGCCGAGCTCTCGGCGGTGTGCGGGATGTCGCTGGGCGTGACCCGGGTCGTCGTCGACGACCTCGCCGCCACCGACCGCCTGATGATCCACACCGACGCTCACCTGCTCGACTTCCGCCTCCTGGAGAGACTGCGCGATGGCCTCCGCAAGCTTGCCTGA
- a CDS encoding roadblock/LC7 domain-containing protein: MTHGFPGNGTATTGQGVPDCAWLIRQFADDVPGVTHALIVSLDGLQLAASRGVNRDLGDQLAALTAGLLSMADRSAGLLDLGTSEYLTVRLPRGHLLFMRVGESAGLAVAAASGCDLRVVSYRMTQFVTAVWHALTPQIRHELHRLTASQPH, from the coding sequence ATGACCCACGGTTTCCCCGGCAACGGCACGGCGACGACGGGCCAGGGAGTGCCGGACTGCGCCTGGCTGATCCGCCAGTTCGCCGACGACGTACCCGGTGTCACGCACGCGCTGATCGTGTCGCTGGACGGCCTGCAGCTCGCCGCCTCCCGCGGAGTCAACCGCGACCTGGGCGACCAGCTCGCCGCACTCACCGCGGGCCTGCTCAGCATGGCCGACCGGAGCGCGGGCCTGCTGGACCTCGGCACCTCCGAGTACCTGACGGTGCGGCTGCCGCGCGGGCACCTGCTGTTCATGCGCGTCGGAGAGTCGGCGGGGCTGGCGGTGGCCGCCGCTTCCGGGTGTGACCTGCGGGTCGTGTCCTACCGGATGACCCAGTTCGTCACCGCGGTGTGGCATGCCCTGACCCCGCAGATCCGCCACGAACTGCATCGACTGACCGCCAGCCAGCCGCACTGA
- a CDS encoding sensor histidine kinase has translation MTWRQRAARWLDPTVAQWSVAPQEAPPPPPPAVEEPPAGPWPVICEQFAMRILASAYQMGAHLEAVEADEQDPERLERLYRIDHANTRIRRHAENLQVLLGRRVEDADSQTVTLVDVIRAATSAVEHYPRIRVGHVVDLAVVEFAADDVIRVLTELLDNATRFSPPTSTVIVSAYITEDGSVLLRVEDAGVGIHPDHLPTLNAMLAGQTPMPATVDPATHLGLAVVAHLAVAHRLRVTLTNRPSGGTTATVLVPGELVCETAPSAGLTPAGPAAPEPPAAWPPPQPPNGGGVHPWSTQMASARDSADSPTVRLATIAPQPTVEQQPADHARSAGPAGLPRRVPESVRADNPIAGAHQPGATGQHRTSPDDRSSPQVWPDETAAFAAGISDAQATTDEGQLR, from the coding sequence GTGACATGGCGGCAGCGCGCGGCGCGCTGGCTGGATCCGACGGTCGCCCAGTGGTCCGTCGCACCGCAGGAGGCACCCCCACCCCCTCCCCCGGCCGTCGAGGAACCCCCGGCCGGCCCGTGGCCGGTGATCTGCGAACAGTTCGCGATGCGGATCCTCGCCTCGGCGTACCAGATGGGCGCCCACCTGGAGGCCGTCGAGGCCGACGAGCAGGACCCCGAACGCCTGGAGCGGCTCTACCGCATCGACCACGCGAACACCCGGATCCGGCGGCACGCGGAGAACCTGCAGGTCCTGCTGGGCCGCCGGGTCGAGGACGCCGACTCACAGACCGTCACCCTGGTCGACGTCATCCGGGCCGCCACGTCGGCCGTCGAGCACTACCCGCGCATCCGGGTCGGACACGTCGTGGACCTGGCGGTGGTCGAGTTCGCCGCCGACGACGTGATCCGGGTGCTCACCGAGCTGCTGGACAACGCCACCCGCTTCTCGCCACCCACGTCGACGGTGATCGTGTCGGCGTACATCACCGAGGACGGCAGTGTCCTGCTGCGCGTCGAGGACGCGGGCGTAGGCATCCACCCCGACCACCTGCCGACCCTCAACGCCATGCTCGCCGGCCAGACGCCCATGCCGGCCACCGTGGATCCCGCGACCCACCTGGGTCTGGCGGTCGTTGCCCACCTGGCCGTCGCGCACCGCCTGCGGGTCACCCTCACCAACCGGCCCTCGGGCGGAACGACGGCGACCGTGCTCGTACCCGGCGAGCTGGTTTGCGAGACCGCACCCTCGGCGGGCCTGACCCCCGCCGGCCCCGCCGCGCCCGAGCCGCCGGCGGCCTGGCCGCCCCCGCAGCCGCCCAACGGGGGCGGGGTCCACCCATGGAGTACGCAGATGGCCTCGGCCCGCGACAGCGCCGACTCGCCCACCGTCCGCCTGGCCACCATCGCCCCTCAGCCGACGGTCGAGCAGCAACCGGCAGATCACGCCCGGTCAGCCGGGCCAGCTGGGCTGCCCCGCCGGGTTCCGGAAAGCGTCCGCGCGGACAACCCCATCGCCGGCGCGCACCAGCCCGGCGCGACAGGTCAGCACCGAACCTCGCCCGACGACAGATCCTCTCCCCAGGTCTGGCCGGACGAGACGGCGGCGTTCGCCGCCGGCATCAGCGACGCCCAGGCAACCACCGACGAAGGACAGCTGCGATGA
- a CDS encoding L-threonylcarbamoyladenylate synthase, whose protein sequence is MARYYDVHPDNPQPRVLRQVVDLIQDGGLIAYPTDSCYAFGAQLGNRSGLDRIREIRRLDDRHHFTLVCRDFSQLGQFVKVSNSVFRLVKACIPGSYTFILPATSEVPRRLQEPRKRTVGVRVPQHTVTQALLAELGEPMLSSTLVLPGEDEPMTQGWEIKERLDHLLDAVVDAGDCGTEPTTVIDLSGDEPEILRRGAGDPSRFE, encoded by the coding sequence GTGGCGAGGTACTACGACGTACACCCCGACAACCCGCAGCCTCGGGTCCTGCGGCAGGTCGTCGACCTGATCCAGGACGGCGGCCTGATCGCCTACCCCACGGACTCGTGCTACGCCTTCGGCGCCCAGCTGGGCAACCGGAGCGGACTGGACCGGATCAGGGAGATCCGCCGGCTCGACGACCGACACCATTTCACCCTGGTGTGCCGGGACTTCTCCCAGCTCGGCCAGTTCGTCAAGGTCAGCAACTCGGTCTTCCGGCTGGTGAAGGCGTGCATACCCGGCAGCTACACCTTCATCCTGCCGGCCACCAGCGAGGTGCCGCGCCGGCTGCAGGAACCCCGCAAGCGCACCGTCGGGGTCCGGGTGCCGCAGCACACCGTCACCCAGGCGCTCCTGGCCGAACTCGGCGAGCCGATGCTGTCCAGCACCCTGGTGCTGCCCGGCGAGGACGAGCCGATGACCCAGGGGTGGGAGATCAAGGAACGGCTCGACCACCTGCTCGACGCGGTGGTCGACGCCGGTGACTGCGGGACGGAGCCGACCACCGTGATCGACCTGTCGGGAGACGAACCGGAGATCCTGCGTCGCGGGGCCGGCGACCCCTCGCGTTTCGAATAG
- a CDS encoding Na+/H+ antiporter, translating into MEVLVLIAVLGATVLIGTTLGGRYRVAPPVLLISMGALLGLLPPFSQVTLEPDVVLLLFLPAILYRESLVISLRQIRANLLVIALLAVALVVLSWVAVSYTAQALGVAPAAAWVLGAVLAPTDAAAVAGLAKRMPRDLLTTLRAESLINDGTALVLFAVTVGVIVGGAPPEPLELAGRFVVSAAGGVAAGLVVGGVVILIRRRLDDPQREGALSVLTPFVAFLLADVVHASGVLAVVVAGLLLSYAAPRIIRARSRQMAYNFWDLSTFLINGSLFVLLGMQVPRSLRSITGHSPAQALGIAMAVVGVVVATRMVLVHLATPALQALGPRARRGSRFDWRVRTVVGWAGFRGAVSLAAALAVPITTSGGAPVRERDLIIFVTVTVIVVTMLVQGTTLPAVASWAGLRGDREREDEVRLTRLRATEAGLAALPQVAAEIGATPDTVDRLRSDYEEHLDAVRSAGDPRADQERDLARRLRLGVLEHKRRELTRLRGENMIDDVVLREVQAAIDIEEIRLLGPILED; encoded by the coding sequence GTGGAAGTCCTCGTGCTGATCGCGGTGCTGGGCGCGACGGTGCTGATCGGCACCACGCTCGGCGGGCGGTACCGCGTCGCCCCACCGGTCCTGCTCATCTCGATGGGGGCGCTGCTCGGGCTCCTGCCACCGTTCTCCCAGGTGACGCTCGAGCCCGACGTGGTGCTGCTGCTCTTCCTGCCCGCCATCCTCTACCGGGAGAGCCTGGTCATCAGCCTGCGCCAGATCCGGGCCAACCTCCTGGTGATCGCGCTGCTGGCCGTGGCGCTGGTGGTGCTGAGCTGGGTCGCCGTCTCGTACACCGCGCAGGCCCTCGGCGTCGCGCCGGCGGCGGCCTGGGTGCTCGGCGCGGTGCTCGCGCCGACCGACGCCGCGGCGGTCGCCGGGCTGGCCAAACGGATGCCGCGCGATCTCCTGACCACCCTCCGCGCGGAGAGCCTGATCAACGACGGTACGGCGCTGGTCCTCTTCGCCGTCACGGTCGGCGTGATCGTCGGCGGCGCGCCGCCCGAGCCACTCGAGCTGGCCGGGCGGTTCGTCGTCTCGGCGGCCGGTGGCGTCGCCGCCGGCCTGGTGGTCGGCGGCGTGGTCATCCTGATCCGCCGACGCCTCGACGACCCGCAGCGGGAAGGCGCGTTGAGCGTCCTCACTCCGTTCGTCGCGTTCCTGCTCGCCGACGTCGTGCACGCCAGCGGCGTCCTGGCGGTGGTGGTCGCCGGGCTCCTCCTTTCCTACGCCGCGCCCCGGATCATCCGGGCCCGCTCCCGCCAGATGGCCTACAACTTCTGGGACCTCTCCACCTTCCTGATCAACGGCAGCCTCTTCGTGCTGCTCGGTATGCAGGTCCCGCGGTCCCTGCGCAGCATCACCGGCCACTCCCCTGCGCAGGCGCTGGGCATCGCGATGGCGGTGGTCGGTGTGGTCGTGGCAACCCGGATGGTCTTGGTGCATCTCGCGACGCCCGCGCTGCAGGCCCTCGGCCCCCGTGCCCGCCGTGGCAGTCGGTTCGACTGGCGGGTGCGGACCGTGGTCGGCTGGGCGGGCTTCCGGGGCGCGGTCTCCCTCGCGGCGGCGTTGGCGGTGCCCATCACGACGTCCGGCGGAGCGCCCGTCCGCGAGCGTGACCTGATCATCTTCGTGACGGTGACGGTCATCGTGGTGACGATGCTGGTCCAGGGCACCACGCTGCCGGCCGTCGCGAGCTGGGCGGGACTGAGGGGCGACCGGGAACGCGAGGACGAGGTGCGCTTGACCCGGCTCCGGGCCACGGAGGCCGGTCTGGCCGCCCTGCCCCAGGTGGCCGCCGAGATCGGCGCCACGCCGGACACGGTCGACCGGCTCCGGTCGGACTACGAGGAGCACCTCGATGCCGTCCGCTCCGCCGGGGACCCGCGGGCCGACCAGGAACGGGACCTCGCGCGGCGGCTGCGGCTCGGCGTGCTCGAGCACAAGCGGCGCGAGCTCACCAGGCTGCGTGGCGAGAACATGATCGACGACGTGGTGCTGCGCGAGGTGCAGGCCGCGATCGACATCGAGGAGATCCGGTTGCTCGGCCCGATACTCGAGGACTAG
- a CDS encoding M23 family metallopeptidase produces MNGQGPRKATLAAVAGAAALMMASVWLDVGAGTAAARSSAQGPLPLPTLPIPSVSVSLPPVNPPQVTLSPIKPPLLEPTLEPSTAPTAAPTAGPTAPTVDTPPTGGSPVGVRPEDGGPMASPGSAAAIIAADPAADLYPQPPVDAAVTPQARQVAALTEVQHRIQYLHNILARTRDDLTRLQREPDPMLQLLTALTAGAAPASGAASPAPLAAADSADVVDTPTGRAVALSAAITSGQAELTRRQQEEASLRQEIDRRVRPALAVEEPAGAAYGGGRLGRPLSGRLTSRFGTRFDPYYKVWQLHPGVDLAAPIGTPILAAADGRVTRAGWYGGYGNYTCIDHGRADGQRLSTCYGHQSRLLVSPGQRVRAGQVIGLVGSTGASTGPHLHFEVRLGGRPVDPLPWI; encoded by the coding sequence ATGAACGGACAGGGGCCGAGAAAGGCAACGCTGGCGGCCGTCGCCGGGGCGGCGGCGCTGATGATGGCGTCCGTCTGGCTGGACGTCGGCGCGGGGACGGCAGCGGCACGTTCCTCGGCGCAAGGGCCGCTGCCCCTGCCTACCCTGCCCATCCCTTCCGTGTCGGTGTCGCTGCCCCCGGTGAATCCGCCGCAGGTCACGCTCTCCCCCATCAAGCCTCCGCTACTCGAGCCGACGCTGGAACCATCAACCGCCCCGACGGCTGCCCCCACGGCCGGACCGACGGCACCGACCGTGGATACCCCGCCGACCGGCGGCAGCCCCGTGGGCGTCCGGCCGGAGGACGGCGGGCCGATGGCGAGCCCCGGTTCCGCGGCCGCGATCATCGCCGCGGACCCCGCCGCCGACCTGTATCCCCAGCCCCCCGTGGACGCAGCCGTCACACCACAGGCACGTCAGGTCGCCGCGCTCACCGAGGTCCAGCACCGGATCCAGTACCTGCACAACATCCTTGCCCGCACCCGCGACGACCTGACCAGGCTGCAGCGCGAACCCGATCCGATGCTGCAACTGCTGACCGCCCTGACCGCCGGCGCGGCCCCGGCTTCCGGGGCGGCATCCCCCGCGCCCCTCGCCGCAGCCGACTCCGCGGACGTGGTCGACACCCCCACCGGGCGGGCCGTCGCGCTGTCCGCCGCGATCACCTCCGGCCAGGCCGAACTGACCCGCCGCCAACAGGAAGAGGCGAGCCTCCGGCAGGAGATCGACCGGCGGGTACGCCCCGCGCTCGCCGTCGAGGAACCGGCCGGTGCCGCCTACGGTGGCGGGCGCCTCGGCCGTCCCCTGTCGGGCCGGCTCACCAGCAGGTTCGGCACCCGGTTCGACCCCTACTACAAGGTGTGGCAGCTGCACCCCGGTGTGGATCTCGCCGCCCCCATCGGCACCCCGATCCTCGCGGCCGCGGACGGACGCGTCACCCGGGCCGGCTGGTACGGCGGCTACGGCAACTACACCTGCATCGATCACGGCAGGGCGGACGGGCAGCGACTGTCCACCTGCTACGGCCACCAGTCCAGGCTCCTGGTGTCGCCGGGCCAGCGGGTTCGGGCCGGACAGGTGATCGGGCTGGTCGGGTCGACCGGCGCCTCCACCGGCCCCCACCTGCACTTCGAGGTGCGGCTCGGCGGCCGTCCGGTCGACCCGCTGCCCTGGATCTGA
- a CDS encoding glycoside hydrolase family 38 C-terminal domain-containing protein — MDRPAEIIVVPHTHWDREWYEPFQRFRLRLVALLDEVFDRMEQDDRQRFTLDGQLAAVDDYLEVRPERREQVLALVRAGRLAIGPWQILLDEFLCSGENIVRNLERGLARSAALGGAMPVGYLPDMFGHIAQMPQILAGAGLAHACVFRGVPERVRSHAFAWQAPDGTAIRTEYLPGGYGNAAGLMDDPRLVTRRATDLADRLRGWRPDGDATPILAMYGTDHAAPAPDAPDLLAAARVAGVHLRLGTLAEYFATQPATVDGLPTVRGELRSHARANILPGVISVRGHLKRAMGRAERRVERYAEPVAALYGDPSVQRFLDMAWSRLIDASCHDSVTGCGCDETAEQVAARLAEADQLGRAVCDLVGARLAAAVPNDAYLLFNPTPAARTALVRLDVEAPVGGGPVGLVGADGEVVPVQVLDRARTLLADDLVPAADLPAVLTRVHGCELYGQEITAWSVSPDDATLTFHVAQHGDPAFDVEDVRLALAAAVGPDRWRVRILAAPRLTVAAPVGVPALGHAAVRPMSLPASGPALPASGPALPASGSAVPAPVTVVDGVVDNGLLRVEVAEDGTLRVSTPDGLSVDGLGRIVDGGDVGDSYNYAPPAVDELVDKPRAVHIDAVHEGPVVAVLDVVREYRWPVGAYIDAGSRAVDREAITVTTRVELRAGERFLRLRIDFDNRCDDHRVRLHLPLPSPAASSYAEGQFAVVERGLTAEGGGGEVPLPTFPASGFVAAGGAEGSLAVLLTQPTEYELTDSGRELAVTLLRSIGMLSRNRHALRDEPAGPQLPTPLAQCRGVRSVELAMLPFRGEWHSAGVLEAAEAYRHDLLAFPGTAEVSSALPAPVTGLTVDGPGVVLTSVRDRDGRAELRVVAQTPAETTAVIGARRGVFGAWRCDLLGRPGEPLSVDGDGLVHLPLRGWEIATVQLDLAGAA, encoded by the coding sequence ATGGACCGGCCGGCAGAGATCATCGTGGTCCCGCACACCCACTGGGACCGGGAGTGGTACGAGCCGTTCCAGCGGTTCCGGCTGCGGCTGGTGGCTCTGCTCGACGAGGTGTTCGACCGGATGGAGCAGGACGACCGCCAGCGGTTCACCCTGGACGGTCAACTCGCCGCGGTCGACGACTACCTGGAGGTCCGGCCGGAGCGCCGGGAGCAGGTCCTCGCGCTGGTGCGCGCCGGGCGGCTGGCGATCGGGCCGTGGCAGATCCTGCTTGACGAGTTCCTCTGCTCCGGGGAGAACATCGTCCGCAACCTGGAACGCGGGCTGGCCCGCAGCGCCGCGCTGGGCGGGGCGATGCCGGTCGGCTACCTGCCCGACATGTTCGGCCACATCGCGCAGATGCCGCAGATCCTGGCGGGGGCGGGGCTGGCCCACGCCTGCGTGTTCCGCGGCGTACCGGAGCGGGTGCGGTCGCACGCGTTCGCCTGGCAGGCCCCGGACGGCACCGCGATCCGCACCGAATACCTGCCCGGCGGCTACGGCAACGCCGCCGGCCTGATGGACGATCCACGCCTGGTCACCCGCCGGGCGACCGACCTGGCCGACCGGCTGCGCGGCTGGCGGCCCGACGGCGACGCGACCCCGATCCTGGCGATGTACGGCACGGACCACGCCGCGCCGGCGCCGGACGCCCCCGACCTGCTGGCCGCCGCCCGGGTGGCGGGCGTGCACCTGCGGCTGGGCACGCTGGCCGAGTACTTCGCCACCCAGCCGGCCACGGTGGACGGCCTGCCCACCGTGCGCGGCGAGCTGCGGTCGCACGCCCGGGCCAACATCCTCCCCGGCGTGATCTCCGTCCGCGGCCACCTCAAGCGGGCGATGGGCCGCGCCGAGCGGCGGGTCGAGCGGTACGCGGAACCGGTCGCCGCCCTCTACGGCGACCCGTCGGTGCAGCGCTTCCTCGACATGGCCTGGAGCCGGCTGATCGACGCCAGCTGCCACGACTCGGTGACCGGCTGCGGCTGCGACGAGACCGCCGAGCAGGTGGCCGCCCGGCTGGCCGAGGCGGACCAGCTCGGCCGGGCGGTCTGTGACCTGGTCGGCGCCCGACTGGCCGCCGCCGTGCCGAACGACGCCTACCTGCTGTTCAACCCGACGCCGGCGGCCCGGACCGCGCTGGTCCGCCTGGACGTCGAGGCGCCCGTCGGCGGCGGGCCGGTGGGTCTGGTCGGCGCCGACGGCGAGGTGGTTCCCGTGCAGGTCCTCGACCGGGCCCGGACGCTGCTCGCCGACGACCTGGTGCCGGCGGCCGACCTGCCCGCCGTGCTCACCCGCGTGCACGGCTGCGAACTGTACGGCCAGGAGATCACCGCCTGGTCGGTGTCACCCGACGACGCCACCCTCACCTTCCACGTGGCCCAGCACGGCGATCCCGCCTTCGACGTCGAGGACGTGCGGCTGGCGCTCGCCGCCGCCGTCGGACCGGACCGGTGGCGGGTGCGCATCCTCGCCGCCCCGCGGCTGACCGTCGCCGCGCCGGTCGGCGTACCGGCGCTCGGGCACGCCGCGGTACGCCCGATGTCCCTGCCGGCGAGCGGCCCCGCCCTGCCGGCGAGCGGCCCGGCCCTGCCGGCGAGCGGTAGCGCCGTGCCGGCGCCCGTGACGGTGGTCGACGGGGTCGTCGACAACGGCCTGCTGCGCGTCGAGGTCGCCGAGGACGGCACGCTGCGGGTTTCCACCCCGGACGGGCTGAGCGTCGACGGCCTCGGCCGGATCGTCGACGGCGGCGATGTGGGCGACAGCTACAACTACGCCCCGCCGGCCGTGGACGAGCTTGTCGACAAGCCCCGCGCGGTGCACATCGACGCCGTGCACGAGGGGCCGGTGGTCGCCGTCCTGGACGTGGTCCGCGAGTACCGGTGGCCGGTCGGGGCCTACATCGACGCGGGTTCGAGGGCGGTCGACCGGGAGGCGATCACCGTGACCACCCGGGTCGAGCTGCGCGCCGGCGAACGGTTCCTGCGGCTGCGGATCGACTTCGACAATCGCTGCGACGACCACCGGGTCCGGCTGCACCTGCCACTGCCGTCGCCCGCCGCCTCCTCGTACGCGGAGGGCCAGTTCGCGGTCGTCGAGCGGGGGTTGACCGCCGAGGGCGGCGGCGGCGAGGTCCCGCTGCCGACCTTCCCCGCGTCCGGGTTCGTCGCCGCCGGAGGCGCCGAGGGCTCGCTCGCGGTGCTGCTGACCCAACCCACGGAGTACGAGCTGACCGACTCCGGCCGGGAACTCGCCGTGACCCTCCTGCGGTCGATCGGGATGCTCTCCCGCAACCGGCACGCCCTGCGCGACGAGCCAGCCGGCCCGCAGCTGCCCACGCCGCTGGCGCAGTGTCGTGGCGTCCGCAGCGTCGAGCTGGCGATGCTGCCGTTCCGCGGCGAATGGCACTCCGCCGGGGTGCTGGAGGCGGCCGAGGCGTACCGGCACGATCTGCTCGCCTTCCCCGGCACCGCCGAGGTGTCCAGCGCGCTGCCGGCGCCGGTCACCGGGTTGACCGTCGACGGTCCGGGGGTGGTGCTGACCAGCGTCCGGGACCGGGACGGCCGCGCCGAGCTGCGGGTGGTGGCCCAGACGCCGGCGGAGACCACCGCCGTCATCGGGGCCAGGCGGGGCGTATTCGGGGCCTGGCGCTGCGACCTGCTCGGTCGCCCCGGCGAGCCGCTCTCCGTCGACGGCGACGGCCTGGTCCACCTGCCGTTGCGCGGGTGGGAGATCGCCACGGTGCAGCTCGACCTGGCCGGTGCCGCCTGA